The genomic interval TCCCGTCAAACAAAGTTCCACCTTTGCCTGGGACAACGCCAGCAACGACATTTGTTCCGTATTCAATCATTTGCCTTGTGTGAAATGAGCCCTCACCACCTGTTATACCTTGAACGACAAGGCGGGTGCTTTTGTCAACAAGTATTGCCATTTTATTCTACGAGTTTGTTTTTAAAACAAATAACCTTGACCTTCATAAATTTTTATTCTTTTCTGAGCGAGTTCCACATATTCTGGGACTATCTCGTAACCAACATAAAACCTTCTTGATTTTAAAGCTGCAATCGCAGTTTGACCACTTCCCATAAATGGGTCCAACACTACCTCTCCTTCAAAGGTATAGAGCTGAATTAATCTATAAGGTAGTTCAACAGGAAAAGGAGCCGGATGACCTATTTCTTTTGCAGATACGGCTGGGAATGTCCATACGCTTTTTGTGAATTCAAGAAACTCCTCACGGGAAATAGTGCTTTTCCTATTGAATGGATTCTGCCTTGCGAATGTATCTTTTGAAAAGACAAGAATATACTCGTGTTGATCTCTTAAAGTAGGATTTTTTGCTGAAAGCCAAGAACCCCAAGCGGTTGATGGACTCCCTCCACCGGCTTTGTTCCATATAATTTCTCCCCTCATCAAAAAACCAAGATCAAGCATATCTTGTATTATATAAATATGTAAAGGCAAATAAGGTTTTCTTCCCAAATTTGCAACATTGATGCATAACCTTCCGCCAGGTACAAGAACTCTCTTTACCTCACTGAAAACTCTTTTTAAAAATTCTCTGTATTCGTTCAGATTAAGGTCTTCATCGTATTCTTTGCCTACATTATAAGGGGGAGATGTCACAACTAAATGGATACTGTTTGAAGGAAGTTCGCTCATATCTTCGCTTGATTTGCAGAAAATCCTATTTAGAAATTCAGCCGGTATTTTGTTCTCAACATACTCAACTGATTTCTCTTTTGGGAGGTCTTGAAATAGCTTACGCGAATAAAAAACTGACGAATCATGATTTACTCTACCCGGTGAGCCAAACGAGCTCGTTTTTGTTCCTATTCTTCTGCCCATATTTCAACCCACCTCTGATATGGCTTATAAATTATCTCTGCACCGATTTCAGGTCTTTCCCAAAAAATATCTATTTTTCTCGTTTGCCGGTGTTCAATTAATCTCTTGATTCCTTCATTACTTATCTCAACACCTCTTGGATTTGTTCCTCTTCTATGGCGGTATATATATCTATTCCTCCCTATTTCTCCAAAAACTTCTCTTTGAACTTCAGATGGAATATAGTAAAATCCACCATCTTTACCCCAAGATACTTCCACAAGCAGCATCTCACTTTTTGGTTCGTAGTTTCTATAAAAATTCTCCACTTTTTCCCAATCAACTGTCCATATAAGTTTTATCCCACTCCCAGAAAACTTTCCAATTCTTTTTGGCAAATTCTTCTTTATTGTTTTTATGGAAACAGGCTTTCCATATAATTCAATGTCAAAATCTTCGGTAGTAATTGGGTTAGGTTTCACATTTTCATATCCGAATTTATAAATCAGGAGTGCTATTATGATTTGTTCTCGCAGAGTCCCGACTTCCATTCCGACTTTGCCAGATTTTGACATTTCAACTTCTGCTATGAAAAGCATATAAGGCAACTTGCGCTTTATCTTCTCAACGATCTTCTCATCTCCGAACATTTGATTTAACTGTTCAATCACTTATTGCCTTCAAAATTTCTTTCAATGAAATCCGAAACCCTTAAAATTGTCCCCTCGTCAAATTGTCTCCCTATTATCTGCATGCCAATTGGCAATCCCTTGCTGTCAAACCCAACAGGAACATTTATCGCTGGAACACCAGCTAGATTGACTGAAACAGTGTAAATATCGGAAAGATACATTTGAAGCGGATCGTCAATCTTTTCACCAAGCTTGAAAGCCGTCGTCGGCGATGTCGGCGTTATTATGACATCCACCTTTTCAAATGCCCTATCAAAGTCCTCTTTTATCAATCGTCTCACCTTTTGTGCTTTACGATAATATGCCTCATAATATCCAGCCGATAAAACATAGGTTCCAAGCATTATCCTCCTTTTAACCTCAGCCCCAAAACCTTCGCTCCTTGACTTAACATACATCTCATATAAACTCTTAACACCCGAAGCTCTATATCCATATCTTGCCCCATCATAGCGAGCAAGATTTGAAGATGCCTCAGCGGTTACAAGTATATAATAAGTTGGGATATTGTATTCGGTATGTGGAAGAGAGATTTTTTCAATTATAGCTCCATTCTCACTTAAAAAATCAATCCTTTTTTGAATCGCCTCCCTTACCTCATCATCAAGCCCCAAGGAAAAATACTCTTCTGGAACACCAACTCTCAAACCCTTCACATCCAAGCCGATGAAGCTTAAATAATCAGGAACTGGAACATCTGCACAAGTTGAATCATTTTCATCACGCCCAGCTATAACCTGTAGGACAAGCGCTATATCTCTCGTTGAATTTGCCAGTGGTCCTATCGTATCAAAAGACGAAGCAAAAGCTACAAGTCCGAACCTTGAAACTCTCCCATAAGTCGGTTTAAGCCCGTAGACCCCACAAAACGAAGCCGGTTGCCTTATTGAACCACCCGTATCAGAGCCAAGAGCAGTCGTACAAAGCCCAACGGCAACCGCAACAGCACTACCACCGCTTGAACCCCCGGGAACTCGCGTCTCATCAAATGGATTCAATGTAGGACCAAAATAAGAATTTTCAGTAGAAGAACCCATCGCAAACTCATCAAGATTCGTCTTCCCAATTATTATCGCATCTTCCTCTAAAAGACGCTCAATCACAGTGGCGTTGTAAAGCGAAATGAAATTCTCAAGTATCCTTGATGCACAAGTGCACCTTTCATCTTTGATGCAAATGTTGTCTTTAACCGCAATGACCATTCCAGCAAGTTTCCCAAATCTACCTTCTTTTATTTTCTTATCAATTTCAATCCCCCTTTCAATCGCTTTATCCTCAAAAACGCTTATAAAAGCGTTTAACCGCTCATAACTCCTTATTCTCTCTATATAACCTTTCACAATGGATTCGCAAGTGAATTTCCCCGATAGAAGACCTTCCCTTATATCATCGTAAGTTAAAACATCAAACCTTTTATGTGTCATTTCCTCTTTGATTTTGTTTTCACCCTTCCTGAGGATTTCTTCACCTCTTTCATCATCCTGGATTTCTTTCGGGATTTGTCCAACCGAACATCCTTTTCCTCAAAACCCAAATTAACACTTTCAACTTTTCTTTCATTTAAATTCTCATCCTTTGAAAACTTTAAATCGTCAAGATCTTTTGGCGCTTCAATCTTGGGTTGCTCACTCACCGAGGATATCTCACCATCAATGTCAATCCCCGTCACACTTTGAATTTCACTTTGAACATCCTGCATTGCCTTCCTAAACTCACGGATTGCCCTTCCTAAGCTTCTCGCTATATCAGGTATTTTCTTCGGTCCAAAGAAAATCAATATGAAAAGAGCTATTACAAGAAGTTCCCCAAATCCAATGTTATCAAACATACAAACACCTCCAAACTAAGCTTGATCTTTCTTTTCCGTCTTCTGCTCAATTTCCTTCGGTTTCTCGTCCTGAGGTTGTTCTTCTTCACGAAGCGCTTTTTTGAACTCCTTTATCCCCGAACCAAGCCCACGAGCAAGCTCCGGGAGACGCCTTCCACCGAAAAGTATCAACAACACAATCAAAATTAACAATAACTCTTGCCACCCAAGCCCAAACATTTCAATCACCTTTGATTTATTTTTGTTCAATAAGAAATTTTCTGACGAAATTTAAAGAATAAATCAAAGAATTAAAAATTTTCGCGCCATCAGTGCAACCAAGCGCGGGATCTGAACACCTCTCGGGATGAGGCATCATCCCAAGAATATTTCCCCCCTCATTTATCACCCCCGCTATGTTGAAAACAGAACCGTTTGGATTTGACGCTTCATCAACATTGCCATTTTTATCACAATATCTGAAAACGATGCGATCCCCCTTTATTAACTCATCAAGCGTTTCATCATCAACATAATAATTCCCGTCACCGTGAGCAATTGGAATTTTTAAGACATCCCCCTTTTTACAAAGTGAGGTAAAAATCGTTTCATTGTTCTCAACCTTGATATAAACATTTTTACAAATAAAACGCAGTGATTTATTCCTCAAAAAAGCCCCTGGCAAAAGTCCCGCCTCAACCAAAATTTGAAACCCATTGCATATCCCGATAACAACCCCGCCTTCATTTGCAAACCTAACGACATCCTTCATCACAGGAGAAAACCTCGCGATAGCCCCAGGTCTTAAGTAATCCCCATATGAAAATCCACCCGGCAAAACCACAACATCAACATCACCAACGGAATCATCCTTGTGCCAAATGAATTTAACATCCTGCTTAAAAATTTCGCTTAAAACATAATAAACATCATGGTCGCAATTTGAACCCGGAAAGACCACAACACCGAATTTAAATTTTCCTTCCAACATTAGACCCAAAAGTTAAATTTTAAATCTTTATATCCTGAATTATTGTATCTTTAAGCCAATTCTTGTCGTCGCGCTCGGGATAATCGGTCGTAAAATGAAGACCGCGACTTTCCTTTCTCATTAAAGCAGAACGAATGATTAAAAGCGCCACAATGGCAAGATTTCTTAATTCAAGTATTTCAGCGGTCACCTTTGTCTTCTTGTAAAATTCCTCAATTTCATCAGCTATAAGTTCAATTCTTCTTTTTGCTCGTTCAAGTCGCAAAGTTGATCTGACAATTCCGACATAATCCCACATCAATTGCTGTATCTCTCTTTTATCGTGCGAAATCAAAACCCATTCCTCAGTGTTAAAAATCCCAGTGTCAATCCAATCTGGTATGTTCGGAAATTTAAAGAAATTTTCCCTGACGAATTTTACGGAGTCAATTGCAGCTCTTTCAGAGAAAACAAGTGCTTCAAGCAAAGAATTGCTCGCAAGACGATTCGCACCATGAACCCCGGTCATAGCAACCTCCCCAGCTGCATACAGACCAACTATTGAAGTCCTGCCCCAAAGGTCAGTGACAACACCACCGCAAGAGTAATGTGCAGCTGGAACAACAGGAATTGGCTCCCTTGTGATGTCAATTTTAAATTCAAGACACTTTTCATAAATGTGTGGAAACCTATCCTTCACACTATCCGGATTTAAATGTGTCAAATCAAGATAAACATATTCATCGCCTGATTTTTTAAGTTCCGCATCAATTGCCCTTGCAACTATATCCCTTGGTGCAAGCGAACCACGCGGGTCATATTTTTTCATAAAGTCCTCACCTTGCTTTGTCCTCAATATTCCACCAAACCCGCGGACCGCCTCCGAGATCAAAAATACCGGCGAACCCGAATTGTAAAGCGTTGTCGGGTGAAATTGTATAAACTCCATATTCCCAATTTTTGCCCCCGCCCGATAAGCCATAGCAACACCATCACCAGTTGCGATCAACGGATTTGTCGTATGAAGATATACCTGCCCAAGTCCGCCGGTTGCAAGCAAAGTCACCTTTGAGAGAAACTTCTTGACCTCTCCCGTTTTTGAATCAAGCGCATAAACACCCCAACAATGTATATTGTCAATCTTCTTGCTCTTATCAATTCCAACCAAATGATGCTCC from Candidatus Thermokryptus mobilis carries:
- the purQ gene encoding phosphoribosylformylglycinamidine synthase subunit PurQ yields the protein MLEGKFKFGVVVFPGSNCDHDVYYVLSEIFKQDVKFIWHKDDSVGDVDVVVLPGGFSYGDYLRPGAIARFSPVMKDVVRFANEGGVVIGICNGFQILVEAGLLPGAFLRNKSLRFICKNVYIKVENNETIFTSLCKKGDVLKIPIAHGDGNYYVDDETLDELIKGDRIVFRYCDKNGNVDEASNPNGSVFNIAGVINEGGNILGMMPHPERCSDPALGCTDGAKIFNSLIYSLNFVRKFLIEQK
- a CDS encoding Sec-independent protein translocase subunit TatA/TatB produces the protein MFDNIGFGELLVIALFILIFFGPKKIPDIARSLGRAIREFRKAMQDVQSEIQSVTGIDIDGEISSVSEQPKIEAPKDLDDLKFSKDENLNERKVESVNLGFEEKDVRLDKSRKKSRMMKEVKKSSGRVKTKSKRK
- a CDS encoding ThaI family type II restriction endonuclease, which produces MIEQLNQMFGDEKIVEKIKRKLPYMLFIAEVEMSKSGKVGMEVGTLREQIIIALLIYKFGYENVKPNPITTEDFDIELYGKPVSIKTIKKNLPKRIGKFSGSGIKLIWTVDWEKVENFYRNYEPKSEMLLVEVSWGKDGGFYYIPSEVQREVFGEIGRNRYIYRHRRGTNPRGVEISNEGIKRLIEHRQTRKIDIFWERPEIGAEIIYKPYQRWVEIWAEE
- the gatA gene encoding Asp-tRNA(Asn)/Glu-tRNA(Gln) amidotransferase subunit GatA; translated protein: MTHKRFDVLTYDDIREGLLSGKFTCESIVKGYIERIRSYERLNAFISVFEDKAIERGIEIDKKIKEGRFGKLAGMVIAVKDNICIKDERCTCASRILENFISLYNATVIERLLEEDAIIIGKTNLDEFAMGSSTENSYFGPTLNPFDETRVPGGSSGGSAVAVAVGLCTTALGSDTGGSIRQPASFCGVYGLKPTYGRVSRFGLVAFASSFDTIGPLANSTRDIALVLQVIAGRDENDSTCADVPVPDYLSFIGLDVKGLRVGVPEEYFSLGLDDEVREAIQKRIDFLSENGAIIEKISLPHTEYNIPTYYILVTAEASSNLARYDGARYGYRASGVKSLYEMYVKSRSEGFGAEVKRRIMLGTYVLSAGYYEAYYRKAQKVRRLIKEDFDRAFEKVDVIITPTSPTTAFKLGEKIDDPLQMYLSDIYTVSVNLAGVPAINVPVGFDSKGLPIGMQIIGRQFDEGTILRVSDFIERNFEGNK
- the tatA gene encoding twin-arginine translocase TatA/TatE family subunit codes for the protein MFGLGWQELLLILIVLLILFGGRRLPELARGLGSGIKEFKKALREEEQPQDEKPKEIEQKTEKKDQA
- the nadB gene encoding L-aspartate oxidase yields the protein MIMEIVSDFLVIGSGIAGLFYALKVADYGQVAIITKKEKAESNTNYAQGGIASVFSPDDSYELHIQDTLNAGAGLCKREAVELMVREGPRKVEELMKIGVEFTRTQNGRLDLGMEGGHSRRRIVHAKDLTGREIERALLEKVASHPNVKIFEHHVAIDLITEHHLVGIDKSKKIDNIHCWGVYALDSKTGEVKKFLSKVTLLATGGLGQVYLHTTNPLIATGDGVAMAYRAGAKIGNMEFIQFHPTTLYNSGSPVFLISEAVRGFGGILRTKQGEDFMKKYDPRGSLAPRDIVARAIDAELKKSGDEYVYLDLTHLNPDSVKDRFPHIYEKCLEFKIDITREPIPVVPAAHYSCGGVVTDLWGRTSIVGLYAAGEVAMTGVHGANRLASNSLLEALVFSERAAIDSVKFVRENFFKFPNIPDWIDTGIFNTEEWVLISHDKREIQQLMWDYVGIVRSTLRLERAKRRIELIADEIEEFYKKTKVTAEILELRNLAIVALLIIRSALMRKESRGLHFTTDYPERDDKNWLKDTIIQDIKI
- a CDS encoding DNA-methyltransferase encodes the protein MGRRIGTKTSSFGSPGRVNHDSSVFYSRKLFQDLPKEKSVEYVENKIPAEFLNRIFCKSSEDMSELPSNSIHLVVTSPPYNVGKEYDEDLNLNEYREFLKRVFSEVKRVLVPGGRLCINVANLGRKPYLPLHIYIIQDMLDLGFLMRGEIIWNKAGGGSPSTAWGSWLSAKNPTLRDQHEYILVFSKDTFARQNPFNRKSTISREEFLEFTKSVWTFPAVSAKEIGHPAPFPVELPYRLIQLYTFEGEVVLDPFMGSGQTAIAALKSRRFYVGYEIVPEYVELAQKRIKIYEGQGYLF